In a genomic window of Streptomyces katrae:
- a CDS encoding molybdopterin-dependent oxidoreductase, translating into MAGLARLRSALGARWAAGPPRGPSRPEFWRSPLRGPWLTAVFGIVLLFGITIVFVTGLVSYAAYEPDLAAVNDQTPGKGWLGFYLFSWPTSPYWLYRVTQGVHVTLGVVLVPVLLAKLWSVIPKLFAWPPVSSGAQVLERLSLLLLVGGAGFEFATGILNTQLHYIFPGSFYTLHFYGAWVFIGAFAVHVVFRLGRAVRALRAGPRQPAPDSEEAAGLVSPRPAAPTISRRGALGMVGLGSLALLVVTAGQSVGGWFRRTALLAPHGQDPGSGPNGFQINKTAASVGIRPSDTGPAWRLTVRGGRRQIDLTYAQLLGLPQHEALLPIACVEGWSTADQHWSGVRLTDLAALVGLGTHAPQLLVQSVQRGGSFSSVVLSADQVRDARSLLAVRVNGAVLSADHGYPARVIVPGAPGVHNTKWVTRLTFGEPS; encoded by the coding sequence ATGGCGGGCCTCGCCCGGCTGCGGTCGGCCCTGGGCGCCCGGTGGGCGGCCGGCCCGCCACGGGGCCCGTCCCGCCCGGAGTTCTGGCGCAGCCCGCTGCGCGGCCCGTGGCTGACGGCGGTGTTCGGGATCGTCCTGCTCTTCGGCATCACGATCGTCTTCGTCACCGGCCTGGTCTCGTACGCCGCGTACGAGCCCGACCTCGCGGCGGTCAACGACCAGACCCCCGGCAAGGGATGGCTGGGCTTCTACCTCTTCTCCTGGCCGACCTCCCCGTACTGGCTCTACCGCGTCACCCAGGGCGTGCACGTCACGCTCGGCGTCGTGCTCGTGCCCGTGCTCCTGGCCAAGCTGTGGTCGGTGATCCCGAAGCTCTTCGCCTGGCCCCCGGTGAGCTCGGGCGCGCAGGTCCTGGAGCGGCTCTCCCTCCTCCTGCTGGTGGGGGGCGCCGGGTTCGAGTTCGCCACCGGCATCCTCAACACACAGCTGCACTACATCTTCCCGGGCTCCTTCTACACGCTGCACTTCTACGGGGCCTGGGTCTTCATCGGCGCCTTCGCGGTCCATGTGGTCTTCCGTCTGGGACGGGCCGTGCGGGCCCTGCGCGCCGGGCCGCGGCAACCGGCCCCGGACAGCGAGGAGGCGGCCGGGCTGGTCTCGCCCCGCCCGGCCGCTCCCACGATCTCCCGGCGGGGCGCGCTGGGCATGGTGGGGCTCGGCTCCCTCGCGCTGCTCGTGGTGACCGCGGGGCAGAGCGTGGGCGGCTGGTTCCGCCGGACGGCCCTCCTGGCGCCGCACGGCCAGGACCCGGGCTCCGGCCCGAACGGCTTCCAGATCAACAAGACCGCCGCCTCCGTCGGCATCCGCCCCAGCGACACCGGTCCGGCCTGGCGGCTGACCGTGCGCGGCGGGCGCCGCCAGATCGACCTCACCTACGCCCAGCTGCTCGGCCTGCCGCAGCACGAAGCGCTGCTGCCCATCGCCTGCGTGGAGGGCTGGTCGACCGCCGACCAGCACTGGAGCGGGGTCCGCCTCACCGACCTGGCCGCGCTCGTGGGCCTGGGCACGCACGCGCCACAGCTCCTGGTCCAGTCCGTCCAGCGGGGCGGGTCGTTCAGCTCGGTCGTGCTGAGCGCCGACCAGGTCCGGGACGCGCGTTCGCTGCTGGCCGTTCGGGTCAACGGGGCGGTCCTGTCCGCCGACCACGGCTATCCGGCCCGGGTGATCGTCCCCGGGGCACCCGGTGTCCACAACACCAAGTGGGTCACCCGCCTCACCTTCGGAGAACCGTCATGA
- a CDS encoding serine/threonine-protein kinase — MQPLTATDPRQVGSYRLLYRLGEGGMGRVYLGRSPGGRTVALKVVHGTIAGDAGFRQRFAREVRAAQSLRGAGTVPVLDADPEAEVPWLATAYVPGPALADAVVLHGPLPQEALWRLLSGLAKALAGVHGAGLVHRDVKPSNVLLSPSGPLLIDFGIARSADETALTGTGLVVGSPGYMSPEQAEGRTVGPTADVFSLGAVLAFAATGRGPFGGGSVAELLYRLVHHEPDLDGIEGPFGELTRRCLAKRPADRPTVAELAAASGERAGTGPWLPAPVVAAIAQKAEELLNAEAQEPEGPQGPEGPRKEAEEPEKEAQRLVRGSEAGAVSGPDRVATITALPPRTPPPTAVMPGRTPAGPVRARAASSGASSPREDAVGALTRGLGRPLYGLFFLIPVVALLIGGFDLLDRAARYPSESEQPSAAHQWAVNDDWWRFPVALLLLGAMVGLQVYRKRLMTAPAGRVRLWSAGIGLYWIALMAGTALHLAWFVIVQEDMPSEAGDHPLLWVALPVIVIGGAVSPALLLASVLRIVRA, encoded by the coding sequence ATGCAGCCGTTGACCGCGACCGATCCGCGCCAAGTGGGCTCGTACCGGCTGCTGTACCGCCTGGGAGAGGGCGGCATGGGCCGCGTCTACCTCGGCCGGTCGCCGGGCGGCCGGACGGTCGCCCTCAAGGTGGTGCACGGGACGATCGCCGGCGACGCGGGCTTCCGGCAGCGCTTCGCCCGAGAGGTCAGGGCGGCCCAGTCGCTCCGGGGAGCGGGGACCGTGCCGGTCCTGGACGCCGACCCGGAGGCTGAGGTGCCCTGGCTCGCCACGGCGTACGTTCCGGGGCCCGCGCTCGCCGACGCCGTCGTCCTCCACGGGCCGCTGCCCCAGGAGGCCTTGTGGCGGCTGCTCTCCGGACTCGCAAAGGCGCTGGCCGGGGTGCACGGGGCCGGTCTGGTGCACCGCGACGTCAAACCCTCCAACGTGCTGCTCTCCCCGTCGGGGCCGCTGCTCATCGACTTCGGCATCGCCCGGTCCGCCGACGAGACGGCGTTGACCGGGACCGGTCTGGTGGTGGGTTCACCCGGCTACATGTCACCGGAGCAGGCGGAGGGCCGGACCGTCGGCCCGACGGCGGACGTCTTCTCCCTGGGAGCGGTGCTGGCCTTCGCGGCGACCGGACGCGGGCCGTTCGGCGGAGGGTCGGTGGCCGAACTGCTGTACCGGCTCGTGCACCACGAACCGGACCTCGACGGGATCGAGGGCCCGTTCGGGGAACTGACCCGGCGCTGCCTGGCCAAGCGGCCCGCGGACCGCCCGACGGTCGCGGAGCTCGCCGCCGCGTCCGGGGAACGGGCCGGCACGGGCCCCTGGCTGCCGGCGCCCGTGGTCGCCGCCATCGCGCAGAAGGCGGAGGAACTGCTCAACGCGGAGGCGCAGGAGCCGGAGGGGCCGCAGGGGCCGGAGGGGCCGAGGAAGGAAGCGGAGGAACCGGAGAAGGAAGCGCAGCGCCTCGTACGGGGGTCGGAGGCCGGGGCGGTGTCCGGACCGGACCGGGTGGCCACCATCACCGCGCTTCCCCCGCGGACCCCGCCGCCCACGGCGGTCATGCCCGGCCGGACACCGGCCGGCCCGGTCCGCGCCCGTGCCGCGTCGTCGGGCGCGTCCTCCCCGCGGGAGGACGCCGTCGGGGCCCTGACCAGGGGTCTCGGCAGGCCGCTCTACGGGCTGTTCTTCCTGATCCCGGTCGTCGCCCTGCTCATCGGAGGGTTCGACCTGCTGGACCGGGCCGCGCGGTACCCGTCGGAATCAGAGCAGCCGAGCGCCGCACACCAGTGGGCCGTGAACGACGACTGGTGGCGCTTCCCCGTGGCCCTCCTGCTCCTCGGCGCGATGGTGGGGCTCCAGGTCTACCGGAAGCGGCTGATGACCGCGCCTGCCGGCAGGGTCCGGCTGTGGTCGGCCGGGATCGGCCTGTACTGGATCGCCCTGATGGCGGGCACGGCCCTGCACCTGGCGTGGTTCGTGATCGTGCAGGAGGACATGCCGTCCGAGGCCGGGGACCACCCCCTCCTGTGGGTGGCCCTGCCGGTGATCGTCATCGGAGGGGCGGTCTCGCCCGCCCTGCTGTTGGCCTCGGTGCTCCGGATCGTGAGGGCCTGA
- a CDS encoding ferredoxin, with amino-acid sequence MSPARLGVDRERCIGAGMCAMTAPGVFDQDPDDGLVVLLRTDPAPDRLAAARMAAGVCPSGAITVTGPESEDGPGDRSPSG; translated from the coding sequence GTGAGCCCGGCCCGTCTCGGCGTCGACCGCGAACGCTGCATCGGCGCCGGGATGTGCGCCATGACCGCGCCCGGCGTCTTCGACCAGGACCCCGACGACGGCCTGGTGGTCCTGCTGCGGACCGACCCGGCCCCCGACCGCCTCGCGGCCGCGCGGATGGCCGCAGGGGTGTGCCCCTCCGGGGCGATCACCGTCACCGGTCCGGAATCCGAGGACGGCCCCGGAGACCGGTCGCCGTCCGGATGA
- a CDS encoding cytochrome P450 has protein sequence MSQSPHTVEAMPTERRSGCPFDPPAELSDAQRHGPISRFTHVGGKPGWLITGYDLVRSVLADSRFSSRKELMNIVDFELPPAPPGEFLLMDEPQHSRYRKPLVGKFTVRRMRMLTERIEQITSECLDAMEAAGPSADLVTAFAKPIPTIVICEILGVPYEDRASFQEQIDAFMGGEVSDEELIAAYTATQDYLARLVAAKRANPTDDVLSELTDSDLTDEELKGISLILLAAGFDTTANMLSLGTFALLRNPEQLAALRDDPSLTDGAVEELLRYLSVAKTFHRTALEDVEVGGHTIEAGTTVVLSFNTANRDPARFTDPDALDIRRPYDGHLAFSHGIHQCLGQQLARVEMRVAFRALLDRFPTLRLAVPADEVRLRPESADIYGVKSLPVTWDPR, from the coding sequence ATGAGCCAGTCCCCGCACACCGTCGAGGCGATGCCGACGGAGCGTCGGTCCGGGTGCCCCTTCGATCCGCCGGCCGAGCTGAGCGATGCCCAGCGGCACGGTCCGATCAGCCGTTTCACCCACGTCGGCGGGAAGCCCGGCTGGCTGATCACCGGGTACGACCTGGTGCGGTCGGTCCTGGCGGACTCCCGGTTCAGCTCGCGCAAGGAGCTGATGAACATCGTCGACTTCGAGCTTCCTCCGGCTCCTCCGGGCGAGTTCCTCCTGATGGACGAGCCGCAGCACAGCCGCTACCGCAAGCCGCTGGTGGGGAAGTTCACCGTGCGGCGGATGCGGATGCTGACCGAGCGCATCGAGCAGATCACCTCCGAGTGCCTGGACGCCATGGAGGCGGCGGGGCCTTCGGCGGACCTGGTGACCGCGTTCGCCAAGCCGATCCCCACCATCGTGATCTGCGAGATCCTCGGCGTGCCCTACGAGGACCGTGCGTCCTTCCAGGAGCAGATCGACGCCTTCATGGGCGGGGAGGTGAGCGACGAGGAGCTGATCGCCGCCTACACCGCCACCCAGGACTACCTCGCGCGCCTGGTGGCGGCCAAGCGCGCGAACCCCACCGACGACGTGCTGAGCGAGCTCACCGACAGCGATCTGACGGACGAGGAGCTCAAGGGGATCAGCCTCATCCTGCTGGCGGCCGGCTTCGACACCACCGCGAACATGCTCTCCCTCGGCACGTTCGCCCTGCTGCGCAACCCGGAGCAGCTGGCCGCCCTGCGCGACGACCCCTCGCTCACCGACGGGGCGGTGGAGGAGCTGCTGCGGTACCTGAGCGTCGCCAAGACCTTCCACCGGACGGCGCTGGAGGACGTCGAGGTGGGCGGCCACACCATCGAGGCGGGCACGACGGTCGTCCTGTCGTTCAACACCGCCAACCGCGACCCCGCCCGCTTCACGGACCCCGACGCGCTCGACATCCGGCGGCCGTACGACGGCCACCTGGCCTTCAGCCACGGCATCCACCAGTGCCTGGGCCAGCAACTGGCCCGTGTGGAGATGCGGGTGGCGTTCCGCGCGCTGCTCGACCGCTTCCCCACGCTGCGCCTTGCCGTACCGGCCGACGAGGTCCGTCTGCGCCCGGAGAGCGCCGACATCTACGGGGTGAAGAGCCTCCCGGTCACCTGGGACCCGCGGTGA
- a CDS encoding STAS domain-containing protein, producing the protein MTAEFDVRADRGADGGLRTPVVVHVSGEIDIRHAGELESRLTAALSQAEPAAAVIVDLSNSSFCDSSGLTALLRAREAALRAGHTLSLAAPSHQMLRLLDLTGTAELFPLEPAG; encoded by the coding sequence ATGACTGCCGAATTCGACGTACGGGCGGACCGCGGGGCGGACGGCGGCTTGCGGACGCCGGTCGTCGTCCACGTGAGCGGTGAAATCGACATCCGGCACGCGGGCGAACTCGAAAGCCGGCTCACGGCGGCCCTCTCCCAGGCCGAGCCCGCGGCAGCGGTGATCGTCGACCTGAGCAACTCGTCCTTCTGCGACTCCTCGGGGCTCACCGCGCTGCTCCGGGCGCGCGAGGCCGCGCTGCGCGCCGGCCACACCCTCAGCCTGGCCGCTCCCAGCCACCAGATGCTGCGACTGCTCGACCTGACGGGCACCGCCGAGCTCTTCCCCCTGGAGCCGGCCGGCTGA
- a CDS encoding AraC family transcriptional regulator — MRNVPLGQVDHLPAEVLPIATDYPPDTLLAWHEHRRAQLLYAATGTMLVETDDGAWTVPGERAVLIPPRTRHQVRMLDTRTASLYVEPSAVPWWPAACRVVAVPPLLRELLLAAADLEADYAGDARDSALIALVLLETAALSEVPLYVALPHEEPFSALCRGYLADPGLSVSNTDWARATAMSERMLTRRFRQATGTSPAAWRSRARLLASIPLLRHKSVTEVAVLLGYASPAAFSYAFTRAFDVPPSSMRQH; from the coding sequence ATGCGCAACGTGCCCCTCGGACAGGTCGACCACCTCCCCGCCGAGGTGCTGCCGATCGCGACGGACTACCCGCCGGACACCCTCCTCGCCTGGCACGAGCACCGCCGGGCGCAGCTCCTGTACGCCGCGACCGGCACCATGCTCGTGGAGACCGACGACGGGGCGTGGACCGTTCCGGGCGAGCGGGCGGTGCTCATCCCGCCCCGGACCCGCCATCAGGTGCGGATGCTGGACACCCGGACGGCCAGCCTCTACGTGGAGCCGTCCGCCGTCCCGTGGTGGCCCGCGGCCTGCCGGGTCGTGGCGGTCCCGCCGCTGCTGCGGGAGCTGCTGCTCGCCGCCGCAGACCTGGAGGCGGACTACGCCGGGGACGCCCGCGACAGCGCGCTGATCGCGCTGGTCCTGCTGGAGACGGCCGCGCTCTCCGAAGTCCCGCTGTACGTGGCCCTCCCCCACGAGGAGCCGTTCTCCGCGCTGTGCCGCGGCTACCTCGCCGATCCCGGCCTGTCGGTGAGCAACACCGACTGGGCGCGCGCCACGGCCATGAGCGAGCGCATGCTGACCCGGCGCTTCCGGCAGGCGACGGGGACGAGCCCCGCGGCCTGGCGGTCCCGCGCCCGGCTGCTCGCCTCGATCCCCCTCCTGCGCCACAAGAGCGTGACCGAGGTCGCCGTCCTGCTCGGCTACGCCTCCCCGGCGGCCTTCTCGTACGCCTTCACCCGTGCTTTCGACGTGCCGCCGTCCTCCATGAGGCAGCACTGA
- a CDS encoding TSUP family transporter, producing the protein MSAFVLVVVGVLTGLTTVLFGFGGGFVAVPVIVWADAAAGPAAAAVAVATSAVVMVVNAAVATAATPRPVLRHLRGTAPLLVLLGAGGVAGALAAGAAPAGLIHWGFVLYLAATLVDVLARPGFLRPDTAAAGRRGGFAVSAGLGVPIGAVASFLGVGGSVMTVPLLRRSGLPMRTAAALANPLTACVSAPACAVFLSARHTTGAGAPATAVGSVDLGAAALLLLGAVPVVLLLRRRPPRITDRLHARGYVALLCLVLAAMLVRTP; encoded by the coding sequence ATGAGTGCTTTCGTTCTCGTCGTCGTCGGGGTCCTCACCGGGCTGACCACCGTGCTGTTCGGATTCGGAGGGGGTTTCGTCGCGGTCCCCGTCATCGTCTGGGCGGACGCCGCCGCGGGGCCGGCCGCGGCGGCCGTCGCGGTGGCGACCTCGGCCGTGGTGATGGTCGTCAACGCGGCGGTGGCCACCGCCGCCACGCCCCGTCCGGTCCTGAGGCATCTGCGGGGCACCGCCCCGCTGCTGGTCCTGCTCGGCGCCGGAGGGGTGGCCGGCGCGCTCGCCGCGGGCGCCGCGCCGGCCGGGCTGATCCACTGGGGGTTCGTGCTCTATCTGGCGGCCACCCTCGTCGACGTGCTCGCCCGCCCGGGGTTCCTGCGCCCGGACACCGCGGCCGCGGGGCGGCGGGGCGGGTTCGCGGTGTCCGCCGGGCTGGGGGTGCCCATCGGTGCGGTCGCCTCGTTCCTCGGCGTCGGCGGGAGCGTCATGACCGTGCCCCTGCTGCGGCGTTCGGGCCTCCCGATGCGCACCGCGGCGGCGCTGGCCAACCCCCTCACCGCCTGCGTCAGCGCCCCCGCGTGCGCGGTCTTCCTCAGCGCCCGCCACACGACCGGGGCCGGGGCGCCGGCGACGGCCGTCGGATCGGTCGACCTCGGCGCCGCCGCCCTGCTCCTCCTCGGAGCGGTCCCGGTCGTCCTCCTCCTGCGCCGCAGACCCCCGCGCATCACGGACCGGCTCCACGCCCGCGGGTACGTCGCCCTGCTCTGCCTGGTGCTGGCCGCCATGCTGGTCCGGACACCGTGA
- a CDS encoding TOBE domain-containing protein, with amino-acid sequence MTLSIRNQISGTVTSITAGEAMSSVKVRLEGGQEITAVITTDAAKELGLAEGAAVKALVKATEVSLATGAVSGVSIRNQIPGTVVDVAAGPAMASVKVDVNGGGLTAAITADAVKDLGLAAGTSVVALIKATEISLAAA; translated from the coding sequence ATGACCCTGTCCATCCGCAACCAGATCTCCGGCACCGTCACCTCGATCACGGCCGGCGAGGCCATGTCCTCGGTGAAGGTCCGCCTGGAGGGCGGTCAGGAAATCACCGCGGTGATCACCACCGATGCCGCCAAGGAGCTGGGTCTGGCCGAGGGCGCCGCGGTCAAGGCCCTGGTGAAGGCCACCGAGGTCTCCCTGGCCACCGGCGCCGTCTCCGGCGTCTCCATCCGCAACCAGATCCCCGGCACGGTCGTCGACGTGGCCGCCGGCCCGGCCATGGCCTCCGTGAAGGTCGACGTGAACGGCGGCGGCCTGACCGCCGCGATCACCGCCGACGCCGTGAAGGACCTCGGCCTCGCCGCCGGCACCTCCGTCGTCGCCCTGATCAAGGCCACCGAGATCTCCCTCGCCGCCGCCTGA
- a CDS encoding hydrolase, whose product MSGLSLDRHTALVLIDLQQGILGLPTVTPADRILEQGIRLAEAFRARQLPVVLVRVAWSPDGGDLPSGRTERPGPAAAPPAAFSAFPPGLASDGDIVITKRHWGAFTGTELDLQLRRRGITGIVLAGISTSIGVESTARSAWEHSYELTFAEDAITDTDADSHAHTFGKIFPRLGRIGTTDEIITALDA is encoded by the coding sequence ATGTCCGGCCTCAGCCTCGACCGCCACACCGCCCTGGTCCTGATCGACCTCCAGCAGGGCATCCTGGGCCTGCCCACCGTCACCCCCGCCGACCGGATCCTGGAGCAGGGGATCCGGCTCGCCGAGGCCTTCCGCGCCCGGCAGCTCCCGGTCGTCCTGGTCAGGGTCGCCTGGTCCCCCGACGGCGGTGACCTGCCCTCCGGCCGCACCGAGCGCCCCGGCCCGGCGGCCGCACCGCCGGCCGCGTTCTCCGCGTTCCCTCCCGGGCTCGCCTCCGACGGCGACATCGTGATCACCAAGCGCCACTGGGGCGCGTTCACCGGGACCGAGCTCGACCTGCAGCTGCGCCGCCGCGGCATCACCGGGATCGTGCTGGCCGGCATCTCCACCAGCATCGGCGTGGAATCCACCGCCCGCTCGGCCTGGGAGCACAGCTACGAGCTGACCTTCGCCGAGGACGCCATCACGGACACGGACGCCGACTCCCACGCCCACACCTTCGGCAAGATCTTCCCCCGGCTCGGCCGGATCGGGACCACGGACGAGATCATCACCGCCCTCGACGCCTGA
- a CDS encoding glycoside hydrolase family 15 protein has protein sequence MRRRRYPPIGDHGLIGDLRTAALVSSEGVIDWFCAPRFDSPSLFASLLDHDRGGHFAIAAEARDPVTRQLYLADTAVLVTRFMTGEGVGEVVDFMPLGEAEAPADRHRIIRIMRVTRGTVRFRIDCRPAFDYGRAGHHLDVESGTARFGGPEVSAFLQLSGPARMWQDGTGVRGEAELGQGGLAAAVLTVCHDPATAPPEPMTEAELRRAFRSTYDHWHRWLSRSRYRGRWQQMVNRSAITLKLMTYAPTGAPVAAVTMGLPERVGGERNWDYRYTWVRDASLSVKALLDLGLEDEAEAFRRWLGARVHRGGTVTGEPLQIMYRVDGDPRLEEQVLGHLEGYRGSAPVRLGNGAVGQLQLDIYGEAVFALSHAADLAQLAGYDGWRNLSDLLDWLARSWDRPDEGIWETRGGRRDFTYSRLMCWSAFDRGIRLAADLARPADVATWTAARDAVFHQIMERGWSERRGAFVQHFDGEVLDAALLLMPTVGFISPKDRRWLSTLDAIEAELVSDSLVHRYDPEESPDGLSGDEGTFSLCTFLYVGALARAGRLPAARYAFDKMLTYANHVGLFAEEIGPTGEQLGNFPQAFTHLALIAAALSLDEELDRAGS, from the coding sequence ATGCGCCGTCGCCGATATCCGCCGATCGGGGACCACGGGCTGATCGGGGACCTTCGGACCGCCGCGCTGGTCTCCTCCGAAGGGGTGATCGACTGGTTCTGCGCCCCGCGCTTCGACTCGCCCAGCCTGTTCGCCTCCCTCCTGGACCACGACCGCGGCGGACACTTCGCCATCGCGGCCGAGGCGCGTGACCCCGTCACCCGGCAGCTGTACCTGGCCGACACCGCCGTCCTCGTCACCCGGTTCATGACCGGGGAAGGGGTCGGCGAGGTCGTCGACTTCATGCCCCTGGGGGAGGCCGAGGCGCCCGCCGACCGGCACCGGATCATCCGCATCATGCGCGTCACCCGCGGCACCGTCCGGTTCCGGATCGACTGCCGGCCCGCCTTCGACTACGGGCGCGCCGGGCACCACCTGGACGTGGAATCAGGCACGGCGCGGTTCGGCGGACCGGAGGTCTCGGCGTTCCTCCAGCTCAGCGGTCCGGCGCGGATGTGGCAGGACGGGACGGGCGTACGAGGAGAGGCGGAGCTCGGGCAGGGCGGGCTCGCCGCGGCCGTGCTGACGGTCTGCCACGACCCCGCCACCGCGCCGCCCGAGCCGATGACCGAAGCCGAACTGCGCCGGGCGTTCCGTTCCACCTACGACCACTGGCACCGCTGGCTGAGCCGCAGCCGCTACCGAGGCCGCTGGCAGCAGATGGTCAACCGCTCCGCGATCACCCTCAAGCTCATGACGTACGCCCCGACGGGCGCCCCCGTGGCCGCCGTCACCATGGGCCTGCCCGAACGGGTCGGCGGGGAGCGGAACTGGGACTACCGCTACACCTGGGTGCGCGATGCCTCGCTGTCGGTCAAGGCCCTGCTCGACCTGGGGCTCGAGGACGAGGCCGAGGCGTTCCGGCGCTGGCTGGGCGCCCGCGTGCACAGGGGCGGGACGGTGACCGGCGAGCCGCTGCAGATCATGTACCGGGTCGACGGCGACCCGCGTCTGGAGGAGCAGGTGCTCGGGCACCTGGAGGGGTACCGGGGGTCCGCACCCGTACGGCTCGGGAACGGGGCGGTCGGGCAGCTCCAGCTCGATATCTACGGCGAGGCCGTGTTCGCCCTCAGCCACGCCGCGGACCTGGCCCAGCTGGCCGGGTACGACGGCTGGCGGAACCTGAGCGACCTCCTCGACTGGCTGGCCCGCTCCTGGGACCGGCCCGACGAGGGCATCTGGGAGACCCGCGGCGGCCGCCGCGACTTCACCTACAGCCGGCTGATGTGCTGGTCGGCCTTCGACCGGGGCATCCGGCTCGCGGCGGACCTGGCCCGCCCCGCCGACGTGGCCACCTGGACCGCCGCACGGGACGCCGTCTTCCACCAGATCATGGAACGGGGCTGGAGCGAGCGCCGCGGGGCCTTCGTCCAGCACTTCGACGGCGAGGTGCTGGACGCCGCCCTGCTGCTGATGCCCACGGTCGGCTTCATCTCCCCGAAGGACCGCCGCTGGCTGTCGACCCTCGACGCGATCGAGGCGGAGCTGGTCTCCGACAGCCTGGTGCACCGCTACGACCCCGAGGAGTCGCCGGACGGACTGAGCGGCGACGAGGGCACGTTCTCCCTGTGCACCTTCCTGTACGTGGGCGCCCTCGCCCGCGCCGGCCGCCTCCCGGCGGCCCGGTACGCCTTCGACAAGATGCTCACGTACGCCAACCACGTCGGCCTGTTCGCCGAGGAGATCGGGCCGACCGGGGAGCAACTGGGCAACTTCCCGCAGGCGTTCACCCACCTCGCGCTCATCGCCGCGGCGCTCTCCCTGGACGAGGAGCTGGACCGCGCCGGATCCTGA